The following coding sequences lie in one Cherax quadricarinatus isolate ZL_2023a chromosome 6, ASM3850222v1, whole genome shotgun sequence genomic window:
- the LOC128692902 gene encoding uncharacterized protein, protein MKHILSLLCFAGLLPSCLAQLTDADAEDCIVYEGKSSSEPPVKELQQQVLTAVTPQSQMFSATLNLSSANSSHICTIHFISPLVLTSCTDGDTTKNSPKHKWPVEVFRQDDTTELWLQITDSEDAIPSSDLVLVGRRGKHRGHLVFPNSGLTPPVRMQWKPIQEMEYYFNCITGCVLSKAAETQVGEHTVFLRQGEGDLHLTLSYESGARGQYVTNLTLADLGPPGGLKTITLVWNDRVGDTGVLLDGVPLGGLTKYSSLNVNSGVKVEVMEGEALVAACNHHFHDVTVLPPARRSPRSTETGIPVWILVLLAVVLLTGLATTALFAVLHYSATMKLQQLQGTTFSSIPRTSSLRSSKRHKDLPGGTPKEAEEDCKSASEVTMAHSETTVTPLTTPASLNNGPRSNKLVETRDFVDLELM, encoded by the exons ATGAAGCACATATTGTCTCTTCTCTGTTTCGCTGGACTCCTGCCTTCATGCCTGGCACAGCTTACTGACGCAGACGCTGAAG ACTGTATTGTGTATGAAGGAAAGAGCAGCAGTGAACCACCCGTCAAGGAGTTACAACAACAGGTGttgacagcagtaacaccacaGAGCCAAATGTTCTCTGCTACCCTGAATCTCAGCTCTGCCAACAGCAGCCACATCTGTACAATCCATTTTATATCGCCGTTAGTACTAACGTCCTGCACCGACGGAGACACAACAAAGAATTCCCCGAAACACAAGTGGCCAGTGGAGGTCTTCCGCCAGGATGACACGACTGAGCTCTGGTTACAGATAACTGATTCAGAAGATGCGATCCCCTCCTCTGACTTGGTGTTGGTTGGTCGAAGAGGAAAGCACCGAGGTCATCTGGTGTTCCCCAACAGCGGATTGACGCCTCCAGTCCGCATGCAGTGGAAGCCGATACAAGAGATGGAATATTACTTCAACTGCATAACGG GATGTGTCCTGAGCAAGGCAGCAGAGACCCAGGTTGGGGAGCACACAGTCTTCCTGCGTCAGGGTGAAGGAGACTTGCACCTCACACTCTCTTATGAATCAGGTGCACGAGGTCAATACGTAACCAACCTGACCTTGGCTGACCTAGGCCCCCCAGGAGGCCTCAAGACCATTACACTTGTCTGGAATGATCGAGTCGGTGACACTGGG GTGTTGCTGGATGGTGTCCCTCTAGGGGGTCTCACCAAGTACTCATCCCTCAACGTGAACAGCGGTGTGAaagtggaggtgatggagggagaggctCTGGTGGCCGCTTGCAACCATCACTTCCACGACGTGACAGTGCTTCCTCCTGCACGAC GTTCCCCGAGATCCACGGAGACTGGCATCCCAGTGTGGATCCTGGTGCTGTTGGCCGTTGTGCTTCTTACAGGTCTGGCTACAACCGCCCTCTTCGCTGTCCTCCACTACTCCGCCACAATGAAACTCCAGCAGCTGCAGGGGACAACCTTTTCCTCCATCCCGAGGACCTCCTCCCTACGGTCTAGCAAACGACACAAGGATCTTCCCGGCGGGACTCCTAAAGAGGCCGAGGAAGACTGCAAGAGTGCCTCTGAGGTGACCATGGCCCACTCGGAGACAACAGTGACTCCACTGACCACTCCAGCCTCGCTTAATAATGGTCCTAGGTCAAATAAGCTCGTCGAAACCAGAGATTTTGTTGATTTAGAGCTCATGTGA